Proteins found in one Campylobacter concisus genomic segment:
- a CDS encoding DUF748 domain-containing protein: MNKNKKIALISGISLVSLLLIYTLLGFFGVPYAIKNIAPKYLKDYNATLFVKEAKFNPFTFELNATNAELNSTSPLFSTKQVDVKLKPFSIFKKLVEVDIFRLQEPNVKILREKNSKFNFSNFISDDNATTEDNSTSSINFALNNAKIIKGSFSYSDQNLTNPFNVNFDDINYELSSLNTKKNSAGSHIFDSNSSLAHKIDLNGEIKLNPLKIEGNISIKDFSIDPVAISFIDNDTLNLKNAVINLGINYALIADENATNINLKDSFLNVKSLSIDEGKNELSLGELELPKFDLSSKIADKIDAKLELNAINLSDISLKNAITASLKSLNLNDISLLANLNEKSELNATAALNSMNANSLKIDETGKNLVNLKDINASNLNANLANNKTALMLEKIAFDDINAPLSKSANANVAGAKFSNISFAQDTNKSLATLDELSINGINLKAKNKEILDIADVLTEMIKFDILNMALSAENIDVNRPKFNSELNDSGLSAINQLGLGEKEPAKTANHHTKTKKENTSASKSKESEFKFDIKNINVNNANIALMHLFEGEKIAHKFDNLFVKIANLSSDFSRPFDAKVDMKSSQKLNLNIDSKIKIEPLDINAKIKLNDTNLPKYFAYAKPFLEADLASGEMSADAQLHYAKDIKADAKLSVKDIRLDDKNKEKLIAFKSLDVDKISLFKDNLEITGVALNSPFIKAHLSKEREFNLSKIVKEDESKAQSEQKAESKKVASKKDDELNFSIKNFSLNNGEVDFSDASLFMPFATKISNLNGKLTDIDKKRPSSGEFKGIVGKNGFSQITAKLFPFELKQNTDIKLDFKDIDLIDITPYSGQFLGYKIKKGKLNLNLNYSVVDSKLNGSNLINFDTLTLGEKVDSKDAVNLPLSLAISILSDQNNQINIDLPVEGNLDDPDFKYGGVIWAAVKKLFADITLAPFRFLGNALGLGGKDLSSIDFLAGSSELISSEAPKIADFIKLTTAKPMMKLGITPTYSEIDVLYFKEKKLDQKINQIIASSGKDYITVLNSLVPNAKDKSDKALREEAIKAIEVDKEKLVELANERANAVKEALIKAGLETGRININDATSSEPKQNTYTSVLMGVAN, translated from the coding sequence ATGAATAAAAATAAAAAAATAGCTCTAATTTCAGGCATAAGTTTAGTTTCACTTTTACTTATTTACACGCTTCTTGGCTTTTTTGGTGTTCCTTATGCTATCAAAAATATTGCTCCAAAGTATCTAAAAGACTACAACGCAACACTTTTTGTGAAAGAGGCTAAATTTAATCCATTTACTTTTGAGCTAAACGCTACAAATGCTGAGCTAAACAGCACTTCGCCACTTTTTAGCACAAAGCAAGTCGATGTCAAGCTAAAGCCATTTTCTATCTTTAAAAAATTAGTTGAAGTTGATATTTTTAGGCTTCAAGAGCCAAATGTCAAAATTTTACGAGAGAAAAATTCAAAATTTAACTTTAGTAATTTTATAAGCGACGATAACGCAACTACCGAAGATAACAGTACTAGCTCTATAAATTTTGCCCTAAATAACGCAAAAATCATCAAAGGCTCATTTTCATATAGCGATCAAAACCTCACAAATCCATTTAACGTAAATTTTGACGATATAAACTACGAGCTAAGCTCGCTAAATACTAAGAAAAATAGTGCAGGCAGCCATATTTTTGACTCAAACTCAAGCCTAGCTCACAAGATCGATCTAAATGGCGAAATCAAGCTAAATCCACTAAAAATCGAGGGCAATATCAGCATAAAGGATTTTAGTATCGATCCAGTCGCGATTAGCTTTATTGATAACGACACACTAAATCTTAAAAATGCGGTCATAAATTTAGGAATAAATTACGCTTTAATTGCCGATGAAAACGCTACAAATATAAATTTAAAGGATAGCTTTTTAAATGTAAAATCACTAAGCATAGATGAGGGCAAAAATGAACTAAGCCTTGGTGAGCTAGAGCTTCCAAAATTTGATCTATCAAGTAAGATAGCAGACAAGATAGATGCTAAATTAGAGCTAAATGCCATAAATTTAAGCGATATATCATTAAAAAATGCAATAACAGCAAGCTTAAAATCACTAAATTTAAACGATATTTCGCTTTTAGCAAATTTAAATGAAAAAAGTGAGCTAAATGCGACAGCTGCACTAAATAGCATGAATGCAAACTCCCTAAAAATAGACGAAACTGGTAAAAATTTAGTAAATCTAAAAGATATAAATGCCTCAAATTTAAATGCAAATTTAGCAAACAACAAAACCGCCCTAATGCTTGAAAAAATAGCGTTTGATGACATCAATGCCCCGCTTAGTAAAAGCGCAAATGCAAATGTGGCAGGGGCTAAATTCTCAAATATTAGCTTCGCTCAAGATACCAACAAAAGCCTTGCAACTCTTGATGAGCTTAGTATAAATGGCATAAATTTAAAGGCAAAAAATAAAGAAATTTTAGATATCGCTGATGTGCTGACAGAAATGATCAAATTTGATATTTTAAATATGGCTTTGAGTGCTGAGAATATCGATGTAAATAGACCAAAATTTAACTCAGAGTTAAATGATAGTGGTTTAAGTGCAATAAACCAGCTTGGACTTGGTGAGAAAGAGCCGGCAAAAACAGCCAATCATCACACTAAAACTAAAAAAGAGAATACATCGGCTTCAAAAAGCAAAGAGAGTGAGTTTAAATTTGATATAAAAAATATCAATGTAAATAACGCCAATATCGCTTTGATGCACCTTTTTGAGGGCGAGAAGATCGCTCATAAATTTGATAATTTGTTTGTAAAAATAGCAAATTTAAGTAGCGATTTTAGTAGGCCATTTGATGCAAAAGTGGATATGAAAAGCTCACAAAAGCTAAACCTCAATATAGACTCAAAGATCAAGATCGAGCCACTTGATATAAATGCGAAAATCAAACTAAATGATACAAATTTGCCAAAGTATTTTGCCTACGCAAAGCCATTTTTAGAAGCAGATCTTGCTAGTGGAGAGATGAGTGCAGATGCCCAGCTTCATTATGCAAAAGATATAAAAGCAGATGCAAAACTTAGTGTAAAAGATATTAGATTAGATGATAAAAATAAAGAAAAGCTAATCGCATTTAAAAGTTTAGATGTAGATAAAATTTCACTTTTTAAAGATAATCTTGAAATTACTGGAGTTGCTCTAAATTCGCCATTTATCAAGGCTCATCTAAGCAAAGAGCGCGAATTTAATCTAAGCAAAATCGTAAAAGAAGATGAAAGCAAAGCCCAAAGTGAGCAAAAAGCTGAGAGCAAAAAGGTAGCTAGTAAAAAAGATGACGAGCTAAATTTTAGCATCAAAAATTTCTCACTTAACAACGGCGAGGTTGATTTTTCAGATGCGTCACTATTTATGCCATTTGCTACAAAAATTTCAAATCTAAATGGCAAGCTAACTGACATCGATAAAAAACGTCCAAGTTCTGGTGAGTTTAAAGGCATAGTTGGCAAAAATGGCTTTTCTCAGATTACAGCAAAATTATTTCCTTTTGAATTAAAGCAAAATACCGACATTAAGCTTGATTTTAAAGATATCGATCTAATCGACATAACACCATACAGCGGGCAATTTTTGGGCTATAAAATAAAAAAAGGTAAGTTAAATTTAAATCTAAATTATAGCGTTGTTGATTCAAAACTAAATGGTTCAAATCTTATAAATTTTGACACACTCACACTTGGAGAAAAGGTTGATTCAAAAGATGCTGTAAATTTGCCACTTTCTCTTGCTATATCAATATTAAGCGATCAAAATAATCAAATAAACATCGACCTGCCAGTTGAGGGAAATTTAGACGATCCTGACTTTAAATATGGCGGTGTCATTTGGGCCGCTGTTAAAAAGCTCTTTGCAGACATTACATTAGCTCCGTTTAGATTTTTAGGTAATGCTCTAGGACTTGGCGGCAAAGATCTAAGCTCTATTGATTTTCTTGCTGGAAGTAGCGAGCTAATAAGCTCAGAAGCGCCAAAAATAGCTGATTTTATAAAATTAACTACTGCAAAGCCTATGATGAAACTTGGCATCACACCTACTTACTCTGAAATAGATGTGCTCTACTTTAAAGAAAAAAAGCTTGATCAAAAGATAAATCAAATAATCGCCTCAAGCGGCAAAGATTATATCACTGTGTTAAATTCCCTTGTTCCAAACGCTAAAGACAAAAGTGATAAAGCTTTAAGAGAAGAGGCAATAAAAGCTATCGAAGTGGATAAGGAAAAGCTAGTTGAGCTAGCAAATGAGCGTGCAAATGCGGTAAAAGAAGCACTCATAAAAGCTGGGCTTGAGACTGGCCGCATAAATATAAACGATGCGACAAGCTCAGAGCCTAAGCAAAACACCTACACAAGCGTGCTTATGGGTGTGGCGAACTAA
- a CDS encoding tautomerase family protein, with protein MPYVNIKIAGPEPTKEQKDQVFKEVTETLVRVLGKKKEAVMIFIETHDASNIGVGGESVEDKRKVIK; from the coding sequence ATGCCTTATGTTAATATCAAAATAGCAGGCCCAGAGCCGACAAAAGAGCAAAAAGATCAAGTCTTTAAAGAGGTGACTGAGACGCTTGTAAGAGTACTTGGCAAGAAAAAAGAGGCGGTGATGATTTTCATAGAAACTCACGATGCTAGCAACATCGGCGTAGGTGGCGAAAGCGTAGAAGATAAGAGAAAGGTGATAAAATGA
- the bcp gene encoding thioredoxin-dependent thiol peroxidase codes for MSEFSKADIERKITLEVGDKAPEFEALNQDGVKVALKDFIGKNVVLYFYPKDNTPGCTTEACEFSANYDQFIKNDTVIIGVSPDSVKSHVGFIAKQNLKHILLSDEDKKISKLYGVWQVKKNYGKEYLGIVRSTFVIGKDGKIVKIYKSVKAKDHAAKVLADLAK; via the coding sequence ATGAGCGAATTTAGTAAAGCAGATATTGAACGAAAAATAACACTTGAAGTTGGTGACAAGGCGCCAGAGTTTGAAGCACTAAATCAAGATGGCGTAAAGGTCGCACTAAAGGACTTTATAGGCAAAAATGTAGTGCTTTACTTCTACCCAAAGGACAACACTCCAGGCTGCACAACTGAAGCTTGCGAATTTAGCGCAAACTACGATCAGTTTATCAAAAACGATACCGTCATCATCGGCGTTAGTCCAGATAGCGTAAAGTCACATGTGGGTTTTATCGCAAAGCAAAATTTAAAGCACATTCTATTAAGTGACGAGGATAAAAAAATTTCAAAACTTTATGGCGTTTGGCAAGTTAAGAAAAACTACGGCAAAGAGTATCTTGGTATCGTAAGAAGCACATTTGTGATCGGCAAAGACGGCAAGATAGTTAAAATTTACAAAAGCGTAAAAGCCAAAGACCACGCCGCAAAAGTGCTAGCTGATCTAGCAAAATAA
- a CDS encoding thiol:disulfide interchange protein DsbA/DsbL produces the protein MKLIKMLILSAFFALNLSALTEGVEYQTLAKPLNVPKNSVVKVFSYDCPHCYKFDRTITKKLMSKLEDVKFIPYHLSTKGKLGETASKIFAALISIDEANGTDLLSDESKFKQAKFAIYKARHDEKDDFSDGKDKEKFINLALKAAHVSKDEYEKALSSDRAKELLDAWFASYDVASISGVPAFVVSGKYLINLSAASSIDEMAKIIQELLDK, from the coding sequence ATGAAGCTTATAAAAATGCTAATTTTAAGTGCGTTTTTTGCGCTAAATTTATCAGCACTGACTGAAGGCGTGGAGTATCAAACTCTAGCAAAACCGCTTAATGTGCCTAAAAACTCGGTCGTCAAGGTCTTTAGCTACGACTGCCCACACTGCTATAAATTTGACCGAACGATTACAAAAAAGCTGATGTCAAAGCTTGAAGATGTGAAATTTATCCCATATCACCTAAGCACAAAAGGCAAACTTGGCGAGACCGCGAGTAAAATTTTTGCCGCTCTTATATCGATAGATGAGGCAAATGGCACTGATCTACTAAGCGATGAGTCAAAATTTAAGCAAGCAAAATTTGCGATCTATAAAGCAAGACATGATGAAAAAGATGATTTTAGTGATGGCAAAGACAAAGAGAAATTTATAAATTTAGCCCTTAAAGCAGCTCACGTGAGCAAAGACGAATACGAAAAAGCGCTAAGCTCAGATCGTGCAAAAGAGCTTTTAGATGCGTGGTTTGCCTCTTATGATGTTGCTAGCATTAGCGGCGTGCCAGCTTTTGTAGTAAGTGGCAAATACTTAATAAACTTAAGCGCAGCTTCATCAATCGATGAGATGGCAAAGATCATACAAGAGCTTTTAGACAAATAG
- a CDS encoding branched-chain amino acid transaminase, with translation MNASEFIWMDGKLVKWDDAKVHVLTHSLHYANAVFEGTRAYKTKKGLAIFRLQDHTKRLLRSAKMTVLNVPYTEEELEKAQIELLRANKYDGNVYIRPLIFLGYGVMGVAHTKAPVQTAIASWEWGAYLGDEGLEKGIRVKISSFAKLAPAAQMNRAKASSNYLSSQMANYEAKEAGYDEALLLDSEGFVAEGPGECFFIVENGVLITPPNDNSLLSITQDTVIRLAHDLDIEVRRERITRDQAYTADEAFFTGTAAEVTPINSIDNRIIGNGARGEVTKRLQKAYFDVVYGLNKKYESFLTYI, from the coding sequence ATGAATGCTTCAGAATTTATCTGGATGGATGGAAAATTAGTTAAATGGGACGATGCAAAAGTACACGTTCTAACTCACTCTTTACACTATGCTAATGCCGTATTTGAAGGCACAAGAGCTTATAAAACAAAAAAAGGTCTAGCTATTTTTAGACTTCAAGATCACACAAAAAGGCTTTTAAGATCAGCAAAAATGACTGTTTTAAATGTACCTTACACTGAGGAAGAGCTTGAAAAAGCGCAAATAGAGCTTCTTCGCGCAAACAAATATGACGGCAATGTTTATATCCGCCCACTTATATTTTTAGGATACGGCGTAATGGGTGTAGCCCACACAAAAGCGCCAGTGCAAACTGCTATCGCTTCATGGGAATGGGGTGCATATCTTGGCGATGAAGGCCTAGAAAAAGGCATTAGAGTTAAAATTTCAAGCTTTGCAAAACTTGCACCTGCTGCCCAAATGAACAGAGCAAAAGCTAGCTCAAACTACCTAAGCTCACAAATGGCAAACTACGAGGCAAAAGAGGCTGGATACGACGAGGCGCTACTTCTTGATAGCGAAGGCTTTGTGGCTGAAGGTCCAGGCGAGTGTTTCTTTATCGTTGAAAATGGCGTCTTAATCACTCCACCAAACGACAATAGCCTACTTAGCATCACTCAAGATACAGTCATAAGACTTGCTCACGATCTTGACATCGAAGTAAGAAGAGAGCGCATCACAAGAGATCAGGCATACACTGCTGACGAGGCGTTTTTCACAGGCACAGCAGCTGAAGTAACACCTATAAATAGCATAGATAACCGCATTATCGGCAACGGAGCCAGAGGAGAAGTGACAAAGAGACTACAAAAAGCTTATTTTGACGTAGTTTATGGACTAAATAAAAAATATGAATCATTTTTAACATATATTTAA
- a CDS encoding prohibitin family protein: MPADLNDYFNKKKPGNDNRGSSQNSDKEPPFKKDFKMPNLPSGFGKFGALAYIVIAIIAIFAITQPFKVIHSGEVGIKSTAGKYEPNPLQPGFHFFLPFIQDIIIVDTRVRIINYTSGEDMGESMQKSYQGVGAGILRKNSISVLDARNLPVSIDITVQYRLNPENAPQTIASWGLSWESKIVDPVVRDVVRSIAGKYTAEELPTKRNDLARQIDDGIRKDIDSQPNKPVELLTVQLREIILPSKVKEQIERVQIAKQEAERTKYEVERANQEALKQAALAEGTAKAAIIEAKGKADAIKIEADATAYANKEVAKSVDQNLLNLKQIETQNKFNEALKENKDAKIFLTPGGAVPNIWLDAKDKARASSVSER, from the coding sequence ATGCCCGCTGATTTAAACGATTATTTCAATAAAAAAAAGCCAGGTAATGACAACAGAGGCTCAAGTCAAAATAGCGACAAAGAGCCGCCTTTCAAAAAGGACTTTAAAATGCCAAATTTACCAAGTGGTTTTGGTAAATTTGGAGCACTTGCCTACATTGTAATTGCAATTATTGCTATTTTTGCTATCACTCAGCCATTTAAAGTGATTCACTCAGGCGAAGTTGGTATTAAGTCTACAGCAGGTAAATACGAGCCAAATCCTTTGCAACCAGGCTTTCACTTCTTTTTACCTTTTATCCAAGATATCATCATCGTGGACACCAGAGTTAGGATCATAAATTATACTTCTGGCGAGGATATGGGCGAATCAATGCAAAAATCATATCAAGGCGTTGGCGCTGGAATTTTACGTAAAAATTCTATTTCAGTGCTTGATGCTAGAAATTTACCAGTTAGCATTGATATTACTGTGCAATACCGTTTAAATCCAGAAAATGCCCCTCAAACTATTGCCTCTTGGGGTCTTAGCTGGGAGAGCAAGATAGTTGATCCTGTCGTTCGTGACGTAGTTCGCAGTATCGCTGGTAAATATACAGCAGAAGAGCTTCCAACAAAGAGAAACGATCTAGCAAGACAAATCGATGATGGCATAAGAAAAGACATCGACTCTCAGCCAAATAAGCCAGTTGAGCTTTTAACAGTGCAGCTTCGTGAGATCATCTTGCCTTCAAAGGTAAAAGAGCAAATCGAGCGCGTTCAGATCGCAAAGCAAGAAGCTGAAAGAACAAAATACGAAGTAGAAAGAGCAAATCAAGAAGCCTTAAAACAAGCCGCACTTGCAGAAGGTACCGCTAAAGCTGCGATCATTGAAGCAAAAGGTAAGGCTGATGCCATTAAAATCGAAGCTGACGCAACTGCGTATGCAAATAAAGAGGTTGCAAAAAGTGTCGATCAAAATCTACTAAATTTAAAGCAGATCGAGACGCAAAACAAATTTAACGAGGCTCTAAAAGAAAACAAAGATGCTAAAATTTTCTTAACACCTGGTGGGGCTGTGCCAAACATCTGGCTAGATGCAAAAGATAAAGCAAGAGCTAGCTCAGTAAGCGAAAGGTAA
- the hisIE gene encoding bifunctional phosphoribosyl-AMP cyclohydrolase/phosphoribosyl-ATP diphosphatase HisIE, whose product MNSVTKSIDWQKVGGLLPVVVCDHATNEVLMLAYMNEEALNLSLSSRYAHYFSRTKNRIWKKGEESGNTQEIKAAFLDCDNDTLLLKVIQNGGIACHTGARSCFFNEINLHDGKILDTKVEVKKPNYGVLDELYHVIEDRKLNANPETSYVASLFKKGENQILKKVGEEAGEFIMAAKDLSFVKNSKQNEQKAKDDLIYEAADLCFHALVALSAHNIHPDAVKNELARRFGMSGIEEKRSRDVK is encoded by the coding sequence ATGAATAGCGTAACAAAAAGTATAGACTGGCAAAAGGTTGGTGGATTGCTTCCAGTAGTGGTTTGCGATCATGCCACAAATGAAGTTTTAATGCTTGCTTACATGAACGAAGAAGCACTAAATTTAAGTCTATCTAGCCGTTACGCTCACTATTTTTCACGCACCAAAAATAGAATTTGGAAAAAAGGTGAAGAAAGTGGCAATACTCAGGAGATAAAAGCTGCTTTTTTAGACTGCGACAACGATACTTTACTTTTAAAAGTGATTCAAAACGGCGGCATAGCTTGTCACACTGGAGCAAGATCATGCTTTTTTAATGAGATAAATTTGCATGACGGCAAAATTTTAGATACAAAAGTTGAAGTCAAAAAACCAAATTATGGCGTACTTGACGAGCTTTACCATGTGATAGAAGATAGAAAGCTAAATGCCAACCCTGAGACTTCATATGTGGCAAGTCTTTTTAAAAAAGGTGAAAATCAAATTTTAAAGAAAGTTGGCGAAGAGGCTGGCGAATTTATAATGGCCGCAAAGGATCTTAGTTTCGTAAAAAACTCAAAGCAAAATGAGCAAAAAGCAAAAGATGATCTGATCTACGAAGCAGCCGATCTTTGCTTTCATGCACTTGTAGCACTTTCAGCCCATAATATCCATCCAGATGCTGTAAAAAACGAACTTGCAAGGCGTTTTGGTATGAGCGGCATTGAAGAGAAAAGATCGCGAGATGTTAAATAG
- a CDS encoding DUF2393 family protein, which produces MLNSIKHNLLFVLQNAKLIDFLTYGWIFLAFILIVLLGIFIAIKSWWQIGFLFILAGFFGLFVGNYYANKYINENLRPVSISKIITKQLQYVDALMVDFNITNNSNNALSVCKIELDFYLSSRQNTKDFFNSLNPFARKRIILNEEFLPKQSIEIKEFVNDFAFIDYNISKKVECF; this is translated from the coding sequence ATGTTAAATAGCATTAAGCACAACTTGCTTTTTGTATTGCAAAATGCAAAGCTCATTGATTTTCTAACCTATGGCTGGATATTTTTAGCATTTATACTAATTGTGCTTTTAGGAATTTTTATCGCGATAAAGTCGTGGTGGCAGATAGGATTTTTATTTATTCTAGCTGGTTTTTTCGGACTTTTTGTAGGTAATTACTACGCAAACAAATATATAAATGAAAATTTAAGGCCAGTTAGCATAAGCAAAATAATAACCAAGCAGCTTCAATATGTTGATGCGTTAATGGTTGATTTTAATATTACAAATAATTCAAATAATGCACTTAGTGTCTGTAAAATCGAGCTTGACTTCTATCTAAGCTCAAGGCAAAATACGAAAGATTTTTTTAACTCGCTTAATCCATTTGCTAGAAAAAGAATCATCTTAAACGAGGAATTTTTGCCAAAGCAAAGCATTGAGATTAAAGAATTTGTCAATGATTTCGCATTTATAGATTACAATATCTCTAAAAAAGTGGAGTGTTTTTGA
- a CDS encoding DUF2393 family protein, whose translation MSSAYFTIVHIIVLFAIALLSILFLVLSLRAERKLFLSLFFTNILVSTTLAVFLMLVLDKYTKKGMLENVKSERILRNESIVFKGQVRNIGKFTISNCTLTVKLINQPLNKNDLGGEAFFKPSGLSFFSWVLGTDKDERPNTVEYKFDVAKNLPKQKSTPFTVYMPYPPYFKNGMNITKLNCY comes from the coding sequence ATGAGCTCAGCATATTTTACGATCGTTCATATTATCGTTCTTTTTGCGATTGCTCTACTTTCTATTTTGTTTCTTGTTCTTTCACTTAGAGCTGAGCGAAAGTTATTTTTATCACTATTTTTTACAAACATTTTGGTCTCAACTACACTTGCTGTTTTTTTGATGCTAGTGCTTGATAAATATACAAAAAAAGGTATGCTCGAAAATGTAAAAAGTGAACGAATTTTACGAAATGAAAGTATTGTTTTTAAGGGGCAAGTGAGAAACATTGGTAAATTTACAATTAGCAACTGCACACTGACAGTCAAACTAATCAATCAACCGCTAAATAAAAATGACCTTGGCGGTGAAGCATTTTTTAAGCCAAGTGGGCTTTCATTTTTCTCATGGGTTCTTGGCACAGATAAGGATGAGAGGCCAAATACAGTTGAATATAAATTTGATGTAGCCAAAAATTTACCAAAGCAAAAAAGCACACCATTTACCGTATATATGCCATATCCGCCTTACTTTAAAAATGGCATGAATATCACAAAACTAAATTGCTACTAA
- the purF gene encoding amidophosphoribosyltransferase yields the protein MCAIVGIINSKDAAKTAYYALFSMQHRGQEASGISVCDDGEISTHKGSGLVTEVFNEEILRSLKGDMAIGHNRYATAGKNSGRDAQPIAANYSLGQISIVHNGNLVNKDEVRDELIKDGAIFQTNMDTENIIHLIARNHSEHLQDRIIAALDKIKGAYCLLIQSRHKTFAIRDRWGVRPLSLGSLKDGGYIVASETCAFDLVGASFIRDIRPGEMIVFEHGKSEFQSIQIYDPDPRICAFEYIYFARPDSVIEGKSVYEVRKKMGEVLAKKSKIKADFVVPVPDSGVPAALGYANESKIPFELAITRNHYVGRTFIEPSQEMRNLKVKLKLNPMSSVLKGKSIVVIDDSIVRGTTSKKVVDLLRHAGAKEIHFRVACPELKYPERYGIDTPSFEELISSKKNAEEVREYIGADSLEFLSIDELKESIGNERKYSLVSFDGDYFIK from the coding sequence ATGTGTGCAATAGTTGGTATTATAAATTCTAAAGATGCAGCAAAGACTGCGTATTATGCGTTATTTTCTATGCAGCATCGCGGTCAAGAGGCTAGCGGCATTAGCGTTTGTGATGACGGAGAAATTTCTACTCACAAGGGTAGTGGCCTAGTTACAGAGGTCTTTAATGAAGAAATTTTAAGATCACTAAAAGGTGATATGGCGATCGGTCACAACCGTTATGCAACTGCTGGTAAAAACTCAGGTCGTGATGCCCAGCCAATAGCCGCCAACTACTCTTTGGGACAAATTTCAATCGTCCATAATGGAAATTTGGTAAATAAAGATGAGGTTAGAGATGAGCTTATTAAGGATGGTGCGATATTTCAGACAAATATGGATACTGAAAATATCATCCATCTAATCGCAAGAAACCATAGCGAACACTTGCAGGACCGTATTATTGCGGCACTTGACAAGATAAAAGGTGCTTATTGTCTGCTTATCCAGTCACGCCATAAAACCTTTGCCATAAGAGATCGCTGGGGTGTTAGACCGCTAAGTCTTGGTAGTCTAAAAGATGGTGGATATATCGTAGCTAGCGAGACCTGTGCTTTTGATCTTGTGGGGGCTAGCTTTATAAGAGATATTAGGCCTGGTGAGATGATAGTCTTTGAACATGGAAAAAGTGAGTTTCAAAGTATCCAAATTTATGATCCAGATCCTAGAATTTGTGCATTTGAATATATCTATTTTGCGCGTCCAGATAGCGTGATAGAAGGTAAAAGTGTCTATGAAGTTAGAAAAAAAATGGGTGAAGTACTAGCTAAGAAGAGCAAAATTAAAGCAGATTTTGTCGTACCTGTACCAGATAGTGGAGTACCAGCAGCGCTCGGATATGCAAACGAGAGCAAGATCCCTTTTGAGCTAGCTATCACCAGAAACCACTATGTGGGTAGAACCTTCATCGAGCCAAGCCAAGAGATGAGAAATTTAAAAGTCAAGCTAAAACTTAACCCGATGTCATCGGTTCTAAAAGGTAAAAGTATCGTTGTTATCGATGATAGTATCGTTCGCGGTACTACTTCAAAAAAGGTGGTTGATCTTTTAAGACATGCGGGCGCCAAAGAGATTCATTTTAGAGTCGCATGCCCTGAGCTTAAATACCCTGAGCGATACGGTATCGATACGCCAAGCTTTGAAGAGTTAATAAGCTCTAAAAAAAATGCAGAGGAAGTAAGAGAATATATCGGTGCAGATAGCTTAGAATTTTTAAGTATAGACGAACTTAAAGAAAGTATCGGTAATGAGCGAAAATATTCGCTTGTAAGCTTTGATGGTGACTATTTCATAAAGTGA
- a CDS encoding DUF2314 domain-containing protein translates to MIKFELDDIESYKLESGDKFYLPEREKRQNLRTGDIVKLIFRFEDDEFAQVERMWVVVSETNNGEFTGILDNEPFTKGCLNAGDEIKFNYKNVLEIYKDDEN, encoded by the coding sequence GTGATTAAATTTGAGCTTGATGATATAGAGAGTTACAAACTAGAGTCTGGTGATAAATTCTACCTGCCGGAGCGTGAAAAGCGCCAAAATTTAAGAACTGGTGATATAGTAAAGCTTATATTTAGATTTGAAGATGATGAGTTTGCTCAGGTTGAGCGCATGTGGGTGGTCGTTAGCGAGACAAATAACGGCGAATTTACCGGCATTTTAGACAATGAACCATTTACAAAAGGCTGTTTAAATGCTGGCGATGAGATCAAGTTTAACTACAAAAATGTTCTTGAAATTTACAAAGATGATGAAAACTAA